ATAATTGGCGCGCTGAAAAGACTCCCACGTTGTCTTCATGACAGAACGTCATTTAACTATGACGTTAGTTTTGACAATCGAGTGACTGTTGCTGTCACCGTCAACGGGCACTTCAAAATAGTCAACTCTGGAGGGCAAATCCTGTCATTCAATCGAACCTTCATTTTAATGGCACAGCCGGATAATGAATTTGTTATTGTCAATGATCAGTACCACGTTGACACCAACATCACACGTCCGATTTCaccgaattttgaaaaaagacTGGCTGAAGACACTCATGAATTGACGAGCATGAGTccgcgggaaaaaaatgaaatgattgAGAAACTTGTAAAGGTCTCGACAATGAACAGAGAGTGGgcctttaaatttttggaagAAAACAGGTGGGAATTGAAACGCGCGATCATCAACTTCATGAACGCCTACGGCTCTTCTCAGCTACCTAAGGATgcgttttgatttttttgtatttattttttataaactgttCATTGGACGGTCCGAGTACATGGACACCATCAGCAAACTTGGGTCGAGTAATTTGAAACACTACAAACAGTACCTCGAGCCCTGTCCGTCTTCAAGACGTCGGTGGGGTGATCAgaatctttgaaaaaaaaaatatatttatttggattgtaaattttgaaaataaaaaagtttaaacaaATGactgacatttaaatttttctaaccaAGTTATCAATTCGCGGTTAATATGAGTGATGAGTCTGAGGATTGGGACGCGACGTTTCTGTCGgagtataaattgaattttattaagaggacacagaaaaaagttcaaaagtAAGGgagattaataaattttaagtgatagtttaaataaatctgcTTTGGTTTAAAAATTCAGATTTATTCCTTATGATTGTTACGCGGTAACGAACGATGAGAACCAAATCGATCCCCACGTGGCTGCTCAATGGAAACTGAGTGACGAGGAATCGAAAGCGTTGATTGACAAAATTATATTAGAAAGACTCAAATCTACTTACGAAACTGCTTACCAACATCCAGGtacaaaagaataataaaattctacggcttttttggaaattttggCCAAATATTTTAACCCgggttttgataaaaatataaaataaaatactaaagacatatatttatttttaattataaatttaggaGTTAGCGAAGGTACTGAgtcagaaaatttgaaatcttcTAGGACAGGGGAATTCGATAgcgaatataaaaaatatttaaatgatttatatttaaaaccgAGTGAGGGAACAACTTTGGCAGCCCCTTCGACAGCTAAAAGAGGTAgaaatactaaataattaatgataaaaatatatatatacatagactTTGATAAATTTAGTTTACGGGAACTTGCGGCCAAGATTTTTGCGTCGAGTTCTATCAGTTTATCAAGACACTTTTGGACGTACTGCCgccgaaataatatttaaaaaaaaataatgttactGGAAATAGAAGACGAAACACGGGATTTTCTGACGACTTACAGTAGAGACtatcgggaaaaaaaaaatatctaagagaaaaaaaataattccagcGAGGGATAATGAACACTATCTAGAGTATCCCGAAGAGGTATcgagaataaataaatctttgaaaaaattatttacaaatttatttatataatctgtcaatcattattaaaataatattaattaattaatttctctagagtgctaaataaaatatatttaataataattttagcaCCTAATACACTCTCAtatcaataatttgaaaaaaaaaaattaaacttacaataaaaaaaaaaattgcttgacaaaaacaatacaaaaaaacgCTTCGCTTATGAGGCGTGCAAAACACATAATAAACTAGTAATTACTTATTACTGAAACTTATATTGATGTAGCTGTGACTGAATGGATTTCAATGCGCTTATTGACTAATTTCTTAGCTCATTACTAATTCATTGAATGAATATGTGAACTGCCATTTGAGGAAGCTGCTTCATTCTCATTTTTCAGTGCTTTTACTTGCATCAGTGCCTCATCTCGCTGTAGTTCCGCAACTGAcgctttttttttagcctGTTCACTCTCCAATTGCCAAGCCGAGCAAGCGGCACGTGCTTGATTTATCTTCTCATCCCAAGTAGCCAGTTGAGCGCGACTTGAAGTCAACTCTTCTCTCAACCTCTGAACCTGCAACTTATTGCCTTGTATTTACCACTGTTCAACTTACTTTTCCCTttacaagtaataataaaCAGGAGGGAGAGACAAAGtggattttctaaaaaaaaaattataatattataaaattattgttttccaGTCCCCATGTAAATATTTGGTGTTAACATAACCCAGCAATaaaaagatgaaaattttttttttaatgttgggcaaaatgggcttctctaaaaaaatgaaaactttgaataataatttttgggtaGCCCGCACTGACCCATCATATCCAggttatttttcatgaagtgCTCCTAATGGCTGTGTACGCGATGGCGATAATCCTTGACTTGCAAATCAAATTGACTACTATTGAAACCGCTGAGTTTTGATGTCGAGCTACTTAATTGAGATATATGATTAGAAAATGGATCTGATACTGAATGACTTAAAAATGGCATcgtctgcaataaaataatgaaaaattatttttaaattcataaaaattattcagtaaattaaaaaaataaaacttacagATTCAATTGGATCTTGATGGGAAAATCTTAATCCAGTTAAAAATCCAGCGGATTGTAAATGCTGCAGTGGACTAGACGTAGAAGGTGAagaattcaataaaaccgAGCGCTTAGCCGTACCGGGAATATTAATTGGCGCAGAACTATCGAGTAATCCAGAGCTCGCGAGACCCGCAGATATTAAATTGCTTATTGGAGAGTTGGTGACTCAGTGCATCGAGTCTACTAGATTTAATGGGTCGTCTAAATGCAATTCGTCCAATGCGTTAcctaaaatcaaaattacaaataacaaATCGTTAATTGCAAATTCTTGTGTTTTGagtattatcaataaataaatataaaaattactcagctACTGCTGATTTAACAGTATCATTTGGGTAAAATGAACTACTTGAAAGTGGTGATACCGTTGATGCTAACGAGTGTCCCAATGAACCGTTTAAATTATAAGCCAACACAAGACTTTGTTTACGTTGTAATTTTTCAGATTTTGTTAATATTGGACCCTTTTCTATTGCTATTAAGGTAAGTGACCCCTCTATTTTAGCTGATCGgatgtatataatttattcacatctattctaaatatttatatttattttgaaatataacttaatcaatttgtttatttattttgacattaacaaattaaattgacTTTTTTGCATATAAATGCTGATAATCtcaaaagaaataaaactaAGGTGGCCAATAGAGGGGTCACTTACCTTACTtgctttaatttattattaaaaaaaaactttttttaattcatatcaATCcccagaaaattaattaattactataataaagtttaattaaatacttacaAGTTGGAGCGGCAGAGACAGCCGATCGGTTCTCgtgtggctcgggcgatcaccgaaGTTAAGCAGCACCGAGCATGGTCGCaacttggctgggtgaccgcttagccACGCGTTGAGCTCGATCGGAGGTCTCTGGGCGTTcgggatgaagatccagtgatcggtaaaatgggaattttaccgatcactggagcctcacccaaaccgaactgtaccctgatagccaagttggagAGAAACTGACGTGAAACTACAGCCGCATCTGGACACCACGTTGCCCGTAAAAGTTGATACTTCCAAAGTTGATCgacactttctgagaaagttggtggCAAAAGTTAGAAATTCAATAAGTTGCCGGTAAATTGCCTCGCATTTTCTCAAGAAACCTGCATTCCAGTTGCGGCTCCATACTGACgtcaactttctcagaaagtggTGGTAACTTGTAGCCAAAAGTTGCAAATGCTAAAGGTGTCGACGGggtgtcgtcaagttggtcgcaaactAATGAATACCAACTTTTGTACGAGAAACTCTGGTTATCAGGGTACTGGCAatggttttctctgtggtttccctTGCCCCTATACCCCCACAGCCAAGGTGGAGGATAGGGTATCACCGTAATGGTAcagtacagtataagcacaagtcgggccacagccgcacaatgaaAAGCAGATAAAGAAAGGAAGCAGTTACGATGTAAaggcaaaaagtgtaaaaggtCGTACATGCGGCTATACACTGgaacaattataaaaaaaaaaaatacttacaagTTGTAAAAAACGATTATGATTAAATAGCGTACtatataacataaatatatttaatattgataaattcgCGTAAAAATCTAATTAAGAGAGCTGGATGTTGGTAGAGTATCATGTgtatagaaataaaaagtacGCTTGTAattgtatgtaatttttacaacttcctgtttaatgaaaaattacagaGTTTATACTTTACATCGATTAAAGACCgacataaaaactttttgaacatattaaatagaaatttaaattataaattgaaagtaAGTAAATTCTTAGAGTAACTCCTTATTGAATGTTTCaattaaaatggaaaaatgCAAACTCAAGTTAAgcacaaaaatttgtttagaaaacattaaattttatgaagaaaaACCTTGCTGAgatgaataaatgaattgCCATCTAGTGATGCAAAGACAATCTAGTATGGTAAAATCTTAATTCCATCCGGGaaagctaaagaaaaaattaaaagtgatttaattattgaaattaaatatttcataattattaaatattaaataattaaaatttaaaaatacatacgtTTTTTAAAACGGTCTTTATACACCTTTTTTTTACCACTGGGTTTTGTTATAATCAGTGTACCATCACGTGTACAAGAAAAATCCATTTGTGAAGTGCACGACTCACTTATTATTGAATCTGCGTTTATAACTAACATAAGGGAAACACAACGAACAGCCAATTTTTTAACCTCTTCAGCGCTTTCGTAAGTAAGATAGTGGTTGGTGAGGGATAAttcacacatatattttagtcctaataatttatatttcgaAGCAGCTTCTAGCAAAGATTCTGCATGATCATCCAAGTCTTTGACTTTCCCAGTGTAGATAAATTCTAAAACTCTTTCAAATATTTCTGGCATGATATCCGTAACAACCAATTGGTTATTATTGTTGTCAGACATTTGTTGATGATCACCAATAATTTTAGATAGTGTCGGACATCGTATTTCTATAACAGTTTTATGGACTGAAAATTTAACACCTTGCACATAAATCTCAATGTCACCGTCACCTTTAAGTGGATACAAATGCGAGATGTCATCTAAATTCACAACTTGTTCAATTTGACAAAATAATTCTTCTAAAGGAAATATAGGATTCTCATCCAAGTAAATGTTGAGTTCGATCAACAATGTCAAGGTATCATTGGgcaataatttatctttagtGTTTGGTAATTTGGCCTGATTCTGAATAATGCTGTAACCAACTGCAGGTCCATAACAATAAGTCGAATCAAATTTCCGGTTTTTACGTCCAATGAAAAACTTATTTTCGTCGGCGTCGACCAGGTAAAAATTACAGGTGACATGATTcttaggttttaatttttcaacagCGTCGAAATATATCTGGAATCCACTATGCAATTCATTAAAACGAAAATCCAACTTGACGTACCAGTCAATTTCATGATCTTGAAAATTTGTAGAAAAGAAGTAAGTCTCTTCGACAGGACCCACTGAAGAATCAATCTTGCACGTATCTACTTTTGCGAATGTTTCACTTATATTTTCTAATTTCCATGTACGATATTCTGTATGAACGTTTCGTTCTATCTTTTTTAACGGcatttttaaactcgacactttttatacttaacaatttttttttcttaattatattttttaaagaaacacGAGATATAGagctaaatatttttcacgTATCAAAATGACAGCTCGACTGTGAGTGAGAGCTGAGAGACGCCGGTTCAGGTTCACACGTCATACGCCTCTGCTGGTCaccaatttcaataaactTCAATAAACTACCTGAACGCCCCTATCGAGCCAAGGGATAATTACAATAAACGGCATAGATTTGAAAACTACACTTACAATCAGCGGCGTGTATTCATACGGCTCGTTGAAGTTGGCcccttt
This genomic interval from Microplitis mediator isolate UGA2020A chromosome 2, iyMicMedi2.1, whole genome shotgun sequence contains the following:
- the LOC130663681 gene encoding speckle-type POZ protein-like A, which produces MPLKKIERNVHTEYRTWKLENISETFAKVDTCKIDSSVGPVEETYFFSTNFQDHEIDWYVKLDFRFNELHSGFQIYFDAVEKLKPKNHVTCNFYLVDADENKFFIGRKNRKFDSTYCYGPAVGYSIIQNQAKLPNTKDKLLPNDTLTLLIELNIYLDENPIFPLEELFCQIEQVVNLDDISHLYPLKGDGDIEIYVQGVKFSVHKTVIEIRCPTLSKIIGDHQQMSDNNNNQLVVTDIMPEIFERVLEFIYTGKVKDLDDHAESLLEAASKYKLLGLKYMCELSLTNHYLTYESAEEVKKLAVRCVSLMLVINADSIISESCTSQMDFSCTRDGTLIITKPSGKKKVYKDRFKKPFPDGIKILPY